A single region of the Thermodesulfatator indicus DSM 15286 genome encodes:
- a CDS encoding phosphatidylserine decarboxylase: MINKEGLPWVVTPGLLGAVLGHLTKRKDLLYGGALASLALAWFFRDPDRYPPFDREIIVSPADGRIVAIKKVKEDKFLNTEAYQIGIFMNVCDVHVNRAPATCRVVDIWHEPGEYLPADKEEAFEKNEKRYYALERLDGVPLLLVQVAGLLARRTVPFVKKGDELLASERIGMIKFGSRVELFVPVDKAKILVNMGHKVRAGESPLIFYPWEANGQEKTEE; encoded by the coding sequence ATGATAAACAAAGAAGGTCTTCCCTGGGTAGTAACGCCTGGACTTTTAGGTGCTGTTTTAGGACATCTCACCAAAAGGAAGGATTTGCTTTATGGAGGAGCGCTAGCTTCTTTAGCTTTGGCCTGGTTCTTTCGCGATCCAGACCGCTATCCACCTTTTGACAGAGAAATCATTGTTTCTCCAGCAGACGGCCGCATTGTGGCCATCAAAAAAGTAAAAGAAGATAAGTTTTTAAACACCGAGGCCTACCAGATAGGCATCTTTATGAACGTCTGTGACGTTCACGTTAATCGGGCCCCGGCCACCTGCCGGGTAGTGGATATCTGGCATGAGCCGGGCGAGTATCTACCGGCCGATAAAGAAGAAGCCTTTGAAAAAAACGAAAAACGTTATTATGCTCTAGAGCGTTTAGACGGCGTGCCTCTTTTGCTGGTACAGGTAGCCGGGCTCCTTGCCAGGCGCACAGTACCTTTTGTCAAGAAAGGAGACGAACTGCTGGCCAGTGAAAGAATTGGCATGATAAAATTCGGGTCAAGAGTGGAACTTTTTGTCCCGGTAGACAAAGCTAAAATACTGGTAAACATGGGGCATAAAGTTAGAGCCGGAGAATCACCATTGATATTTTATCCATGGGAAGCTAATGGGCAAGAAAAAACGGAAGAATAA
- the pssA gene encoding CDP-diacylglycerol--serine O-phosphatidyltransferase, whose protein sequence is MGKKKRKNKNRIYLLPNLFTTGNLFCGFYGLVSAIQGDFFKAAVAILVAMIFDILDGRVARYTGSTSRFGIEYDSLCDLVSFGVAPAILVYTFALQTYGRYGWLAAFLYVACAALRLAKFNVQAVKESSYFTGLPSPGAAGLMASTVLFSLWFGLEQPVKHIAILIMVYIISYLMVSNAPYFSFKKFSFAEKHPFYALVFFVLILTVMAAEPPLTLFIGFLLYTLSGPLLLALRARRGESVQVSSEIQ, encoded by the coding sequence ATGGGCAAGAAAAAACGGAAGAATAAAAACCGTATTTATCTTTTGCCAAATCTTTTTACTACGGGCAATTTGTTCTGTGGTTTTTACGGCCTGGTGTCCGCCATTCAGGGAGACTTTTTTAAAGCCGCAGTGGCTATTCTGGTGGCCATGATTTTTGACATTTTAGACGGTCGCGTGGCCCGTTATACCGGAAGCACCAGTCGGTTTGGCATTGAGTATGACTCTCTTTGTGACCTGGTCTCTTTTGGCGTAGCACCGGCTATTTTGGTTTACACCTTTGCCCTTCAGACCTATGGCCGCTACGGTTGGCTGGCGGCTTTTCTTTACGTGGCCTGTGCCGCTTTGCGCCTGGCCAAATTCAATGTCCAGGCTGTTAAAGAAAGCAGCTATTTTACCGGGCTCCCTAGCCCTGGAGCAGCCGGCCTTATGGCTTCAACCGTACTTTTTTCCCTCTGGTTTGGCCTTGAACAACCGGTAAAACATATCGCCATCTTAATAATGGTGTATATCATTTCTTATCTAATGGTTAGCAACGCTCCTTATTTTTCCTTCAAAAAATTTAGTTTTGCGGAAAAGCATCCCTTTTACGCCCTAGTATTTTTTGTCTTAATTTTAACAGTCATGGCGGCCGAACCACCGCTAACCTTATTTATAGGTTTTTTGCTCTACACTCTCTCCGGCCCTCTACTTCTTGCCCTCCGCGCCAGGCGGGGGGAAAGTGTCCAGGTCTCATCTGAAATCCAATAA
- a CDS encoding 2-isopropylmalate synthase → MTSRVYIFDTTLRDGEQSPGVSLTVEEKKEIARALERLKVDIIEAGFPVASPGDFEGVKAIAETVKDVQVAALARANQKDIDTAWEAIKTATAPRIHTFIATSDIHLQYKLRKSREEVLELAVEAVKYAKKYTPLVEFSAEDATRSDWDYLAQVVVEVIKAGAVTVNIPDTVGYTVPQEYYELISHLVEALKKADLYDLFAEGKVCFSVHCHNDLGLAVANSLSALLAGARQVECTVNGIGERAGNAALEEIVMALKTRQDYFEKTLGYPLETRIDTTQIVPTSQLVSKLTGMMIQPNKAIVGANAFAHESGIHQHGVIMHRGTYEIMDPQEIGWTGSAIVLGKHSGRHAVKFKLESRGWKLSPEDLAKVFERFRQEVKDVLRTVHDEYLEGVLLDEFLEDEYRYQVQAAYVSSLYGAPLKPLAQVEILDNKKDKRVAFDVGVGSIDAAFKAVAKALGYNFMGTAEKDFSSEKDLRLVDFHIDAVGKGTESLGVCGVVIEDFHGKRVAGLGKDYDIVAAGLKALVNALNRLEAYRSKGEELKRTLAQKTNG, encoded by the coding sequence ATGACTTCACGTGTATATATTTTCGACACTACTTTAAGGGACGGAGAACAATCTCCAGGCGTGTCTCTCACTGTTGAAGAGAAAAAAGAAATAGCCAGAGCCCTTGAAAGGCTTAAGGTTGATATAATTGAAGCCGGGTTTCCGGTAGCTTCTCCCGGGGACTTTGAAGGGGTAAAAGCTATTGCGGAAACAGTGAAAGATGTACAGGTAGCCGCTCTTGCCCGGGCCAACCAAAAAGATATAGACACGGCCTGGGAGGCGATAAAAACGGCCACAGCCCCTCGTATCCATACTTTTATCGCCACCTCTGACATTCACCTGCAATACAAGTTACGTAAAAGCCGCGAAGAAGTTCTGGAACTGGCGGTAGAAGCCGTCAAATACGCCAAGAAATATACTCCTCTGGTAGAGTTTTCCGCTGAAGACGCCACCCGGAGTGACTGGGATTACCTGGCTCAAGTAGTAGTTGAAGTAATTAAGGCCGGAGCGGTTACCGTAAATATCCCTGATACCGTAGGTTATACCGTTCCCCAAGAATACTACGAATTGATTAGCCACCTGGTAGAGGCTTTAAAAAAGGCGGATCTTTACGATCTTTTTGCCGAGGGCAAGGTATGTTTTAGCGTGCATTGCCATAACGACCTAGGGCTAGCTGTAGCTAATTCTCTTTCGGCTCTTTTGGCTGGAGCAAGACAGGTAGAATGCACTGTAAACGGCATTGGCGAGAGGGCCGGAAACGCCGCCTTAGAAGAAATTGTCATGGCCCTTAAAACCAGACAGGACTATTTTGAAAAGACCCTGGGTTATCCTCTTGAAACCCGTATTGACACCACCCAGATTGTGCCTACCAGCCAGCTCGTCTCAAAGCTAACGGGCATGATGATTCAACCCAACAAAGCCATCGTAGGGGCCAACGCCTTTGCCCATGAATCAGGTATTCATCAGCACGGAGTCATCATGCATCGCGGCACCTACGAAATTATGGACCCTCAAGAAATAGGCTGGACAGGAAGCGCCATTGTTCTTGGCAAGCACTCTGGGCGACACGCGGTAAAATTCAAACTGGAAAGCCGGGGCTGGAAACTTTCACCTGAGGACCTGGCCAAAGTCTTTGAACGTTTCCGTCAGGAAGTAAAAGATGTTTTACGCACCGTTCACGATGAGTATCTGGAAGGGGTCTTACTGGACGAGTTTTTAGAAGATGAATACCGCTATCAGGTACAGGCTGCTTATGTGTCCAGTCTTTACGGGGCACCTTTGAAACCTTTGGCCCAGGTAGAGATCTTAGATAACAAGAAGGACAAACGCGTAGCCTTTGATGTAGGCGTAGGTTCCATAGACGCGGCTTTTAAGGCCGTGGCTAAAGCCTTGGGTTATAATTTCATGGGAACAGCGGAAAAGGATTTCTCTTCCGAAAAAGATTTGCGTTTGGTTGACTTTCATATAGACGCCGTAGGAAAAGGCACCGAGTCCCTAGGAGTATGCGGAGTAGTAATTGAAGATTTCCATGGCAAAAGAGTAGCTGGGCTTGGAAAAGACTACGACATTGTAGCCGCGGGTTTAAAGGCGCTGGTTAACGCTTTAAATAGGCTTGAGGCCTATCGCAGCAAAGGCGAAGAATTAAAAAGAACGCTTGCGCAAAAAACAAATGGGTAA
- a CDS encoding response regulator produces the protein MGKKNILIIEDEEPIAEILKEYFEIMAPDYRLTFARTLKEAEEILAQKNFDFHVVDYRLPDGTAYDLFSKKLIQGPAIIATGYADKEELAEVLEENNFEILHKPYLPQDLLRKIKELLK, from the coding sequence ATGGGTAAAAAAAACATTTTAATAATCGAAGACGAAGAACCAATAGCCGAAATACTTAAAGAATACTTTGAGATTATGGCTCCAGATTATCGACTTACTTTTGCCAGAACTCTAAAAGAGGCTGAAGAGATATTAGCTCAAAAAAACTTTGACTTTCACGTGGTAGATTACCGGCTACCTGATGGAACGGCTTATGATCTATTTTCTAAAAAACTTATTCAAGGGCCAGCTATTATAGCTACCGGTTATGCTGACAAAGAGGAACTAGCTGAGGTCCTAGAGGAAAATAACTTTGAAATTTTACACAAGCCTTATTTACCTCAAGACCTGTTAAGAAAGATAAAGGAGCTTCTTAAATAA
- a CDS encoding Hsp70 family protein, which translates to MPRYVVGIDLGTTNCALAYADLKETGPELNVKVFQIPQLVGAGRLGKRETLPSFLYLPGELEAQEDLGLPWDNSRRFAVGTYARDHGALVPSRLVSSAKSWLCHGGVDRTAKILPWGSGDDVEKVSPVEASARYLEHLKEAWNYEIASDDPEKRLENQLVILTVPASFDEVARELTLQAAQMAGLEVILLEEPTAALYAWLSQNEKNWYEKLNPGEHVLICDIGGGTSDFTVVEVREGQEGPYLERIAVGDHILLGGDNIDLALAKLAEKKLPTKRLDFARFQTLTFLCRELKERLLSPDGPEEDAVRLTGRGRALIADTLVARITRDEVLSLILKDFFPEVTFNQALARVESVPRGMRDWGLPYAREQAITRHLGAFLYKNKIEKVEVILFNGGALKPPIFRERLKEEVARWFNLNSLKVLETTSLDLAVAIGAAYYGLVKQGLGIRVGGGLPRAYYLGVEEGDKAKAVCLAPKGLKEGEKLSLPKTFKVLTNRPVKFPLYTSSTRNDSLGDVVELDENFAELPPLSTTLKFGRKSGLKEIPVRIEVLLSEVGVLETYCCSLETPHRWRLQFNLRIQEKKIADEPEGVIVAKDKTESEPSPIEKEKIEQARNTIKTAFEKNVQKLPQITNLLEKTFEMERDRWPTALIRELADLLIENKGWRTKSAAHEARWFNLLGFFLRPGYGDISDPFRVGKIWGLYFEGVTHKRDKAVQLEWWIFWRRVAGGLSRGKQEQLFAKIKPYVLPGQGKKVPKVSPQERREIWLCVANLERLSPEVKYELARKVLPQALKKNDRLFIFVLSRLLARVLLYGPADAVVPPKKVKPLIEEMISHLKKQKIPEKIARLWAEALINIGRLSGDRALDLPEEIRLAIKELLVSWNIPAENYQPLEKVVELEEAQRTRLFGETLPLGLKIHD; encoded by the coding sequence ATGCCGCGCTACGTAGTAGGCATAGACCTTGGTACTACTAATTGCGCCCTGGCTTACGCTGACCTGAAAGAAACCGGGCCTGAACTCAACGTAAAGGTTTTCCAAATTCCCCAGCTAGTAGGGGCTGGGCGTCTTGGCAAAAGGGAAACGCTTCCTTCATTTCTTTATTTGCCCGGGGAGCTTGAGGCTCAGGAAGACCTTGGGCTTCCCTGGGATAACTCACGCCGCTTTGCCGTGGGCACGTACGCCAGGGATCATGGAGCTCTTGTTCCGTCGCGCCTAGTGTCTTCAGCCAAAAGCTGGCTTTGCCACGGAGGAGTTGACCGTACGGCTAAAATTCTTCCCTGGGGATCGGGAGATGACGTAGAAAAAGTTTCTCCTGTTGAGGCCTCAGCGCGCTATCTAGAACATTTAAAAGAGGCCTGGAACTACGAAATAGCCAGCGATGACCCTGAAAAGCGTCTGGAAAACCAGCTTGTAATTCTTACGGTGCCGGCCTCATTTGATGAGGTTGCCCGGGAGCTTACCCTTCAAGCCGCCCAAATGGCAGGCCTGGAAGTGATTTTATTAGAAGAACCAACAGCCGCGCTCTACGCCTGGCTATCTCAGAATGAGAAAAACTGGTACGAAAAGCTAAATCCAGGAGAACACGTGCTCATTTGCGATATAGGTGGTGGTACCAGTGACTTCACCGTCGTAGAGGTGCGCGAAGGGCAAGAAGGCCCTTACCTTGAACGCATTGCCGTGGGAGACCACATACTGCTTGGTGGAGACAACATTGACCTGGCTCTGGCTAAGTTAGCCGAAAAGAAACTCCCTACCAAACGGCTTGATTTTGCAAGATTCCAGACCCTTACTTTTCTCTGTCGCGAACTGAAAGAACGGCTTCTTTCTCCTGACGGCCCTGAAGAAGACGCGGTAAGGCTTACCGGCCGCGGCCGAGCCCTCATCGCCGACACCTTAGTGGCCAGGATCACCCGAGACGAAGTGCTTTCTTTGATACTCAAAGACTTTTTCCCTGAAGTCACCTTCAATCAAGCTCTGGCTAGAGTGGAATCTGTGCCAAGGGGTATGCGTGACTGGGGGCTTCCTTACGCTCGCGAGCAAGCCATTACCAGGCATCTTGGAGCCTTTCTCTATAAAAATAAAATAGAAAAGGTTGAAGTAATCCTTTTTAACGGCGGAGCTTTAAAACCACCAATTTTTAGAGAGCGCCTTAAAGAAGAAGTTGCTCGCTGGTTTAATCTCAACTCTTTAAAAGTCTTAGAGACCACGTCCTTAGACCTGGCCGTGGCCATAGGCGCAGCCTACTACGGCCTGGTCAAACAAGGGCTTGGCATAAGGGTAGGAGGAGGACTACCCAGAGCCTATTATCTGGGAGTTGAAGAAGGAGATAAAGCCAAAGCCGTTTGCCTGGCCCCGAAAGGCTTAAAAGAAGGAGAAAAGCTTTCCCTGCCTAAAACTTTTAAGGTTTTAACCAATCGCCCGGTAAAATTTCCACTTTACACGTCTTCTACCAGAAACGACTCTCTGGGAGACGTGGTTGAACTTGACGAAAACTTTGCCGAACTCCCCCCTCTTTCCACCACCCTTAAGTTCGGACGCAAAAGTGGTCTCAAAGAAATCCCCGTACGCATTGAGGTTTTGCTCTCAGAAGTGGGCGTCCTTGAAACCTATTGTTGCTCACTTGAAACACCACACCGCTGGCGGCTCCAGTTCAACCTGAGAATACAGGAGAAAAAAATCGCTGATGAACCAGAAGGCGTAATTGTGGCTAAAGATAAGACGGAAAGCGAGCCTTCACCCATAGAAAAAGAAAAAATTGAACAAGCCCGAAACACCATAAAAACAGCCTTTGAGAAAAACGTCCAAAAACTCCCTCAAATAACGAATCTCTTAGAAAAGACCTTTGAAATGGAGCGTGACCGCTGGCCAACCGCTCTGATAAGAGAACTAGCTGATCTTCTGATTGAAAATAAAGGCTGGCGCACTAAATCAGCAGCGCATGAGGCCCGCTGGTTTAATCTTTTAGGCTTCTTTTTAAGGCCGGGCTACGGTGATATTTCTGATCCTTTCCGCGTGGGAAAAATCTGGGGGCTTTATTTTGAAGGGGTAACTCACAAAAGAGATAAGGCGGTTCAACTTGAATGGTGGATTTTTTGGCGCAGAGTGGCTGGAGGCTTAAGCCGTGGCAAGCAAGAACAACTATTTGCCAAAATCAAACCATACGTATTACCCGGCCAGGGGAAAAAAGTCCCTAAGGTTTCTCCTCAAGAAAGGCGAGAAATCTGGCTATGCGTGGCCAACCTTGAAAGGCTTTCCCCAGAAGTAAAGTATGAGCTAGCGCGAAAAGTGCTACCTCAGGCCTTAAAAAAGAACGACAGACTTTTCATATTTGTCCTTTCAAGGCTTCTTGCGCGGGTCCTCCTTTACGGCCCAGCCGATGCCGTTGTTCCACCTAAAAAAGTTAAGCCTCTGATAGAAGAAATGATATCTCATCTTAAAAAGCAAAAAATTCCAGAAAAAATTGCCCGCCTTTGGGCAGAGGCCTTAATCAACATTGGACGCTTAAGCGGAGATAGGGCCCTTGACTTACCTGAAGAAATAAGACTGGCCATCAAAGAACTGCTTGTGTCCTGGAATATACCTGCAGAAAATTATCAACCTTTAGAAAAAGTAGTAGAGCTGGAAGAGGCTCAACGCACCAGATTATTTGGGGAAACGCTTCCCTTAGGGCTTAAGATTCATGACTAA
- a CDS encoding HU family DNA-binding protein — MTKQELTRLLSERLRISKREASIWVEAFFESLKDELENDGKVVFQGFGSFKVYTTKAKSLYNPRFKKKINITPRKKVRFHPSRKLLEKLNK, encoded by the coding sequence ATGACTAAACAGGAACTAACAAGGCTTCTTTCGGAAAGGCTCCGTATAAGCAAACGTGAAGCTTCTATTTGGGTGGAAGCCTTTTTTGAATCCCTGAAAGATGAGCTTGAAAATGACGGCAAGGTAGTTTTTCAGGGATTCGGAAGTTTTAAAGTTTATACCACCAAAGCCAAAAGTCTCTACAATCCAAGATTTAAAAAGAAGATCAATATAACCCCTCGAAAAAAAGTTCGTTTTCATCCAAGCCGCAAGTTACTAGAGAAACTGAATAAGTAG
- a CDS encoding transporter substrate-binding domain-containing protein has translation MKKILFWSVMLVFLSVFMTTALIKPAKAENTLEKIKKRGYMIVGVKYDFKPFGFVNEKGEVVGFDIDLVNYIAKKLGVKVKLVQVTSKTRIPMLESGSVDLVAASMTHKRKRDLPIDFTISYYFDGQAILARSDCQAKSYKDFAGKKVAAIQGATSGPNFKKVQPKAEIVYFQEYPQALMALMKGKVDAITTDYTWCATQAKDSHGKLKVIGEPFTYEPYGMGVRENDSDFRDAINFAIQDAVIDGTYTKIFEKWFGKKPTRLPEVWPK, from the coding sequence ATGAAAAAAATCCTTTTTTGGTCCGTAATGTTAGTTTTTCTGTCAGTTTTTATGACCACGGCTCTAATTAAGCCTGCTAAAGCGGAAAATACTCTGGAAAAGATTAAAAAACGGGGTTACATGATTGTAGGCGTCAAATATGATTTCAAACCCTTTGGTTTTGTAAATGAAAAGGGAGAAGTGGTAGGTTTTGATATAGATCTAGTAAATTACATCGCCAAAAAACTAGGCGTAAAAGTTAAGTTAGTACAGGTTACTTCAAAGACGAGAATTCCAATGCTTGAAAGCGGCTCAGTTGACCTGGTAGCTGCTTCTATGACTCACAAACGTAAAAGAGATCTTCCTATTGATTTTACTATTAGTTATTACTTTGATGGACAAGCGATTTTGGCCAGAAGTGATTGCCAAGCCAAAAGCTACAAAGACTTCGCTGGTAAAAAAGTAGCAGCTATTCAGGGGGCAACAAGTGGACCTAACTTTAAAAAAGTTCAGCCCAAAGCCGAAATAGTATATTTCCAAGAATATCCACAGGCCTTAATGGCCTTAATGAAAGGCAAAGTCGATGCTATCACCACTGATTACACCTGGTGTGCCACTCAGGCCAAAGATTCCCACGGAAAACTTAAAGTAATTGGAGAACCCTTCACCTATGAACCTTACGGTATGGGTGTAAGAGAAAACGACAGCGATTTTAGAGACGCCATTAATTTTGCCATCCAAGACGCTGTTATAGATGGAACTTATACGAAAATTTTTGAAAAGTGGTTTGGCAAAAAACCAACAAGGCTTCCTGAAGTCTGGCCTAAGTAA
- a CDS encoding amino acid ABC transporter permease, with protein MLIDLLVEYKGLIWQGLTTTIKLSVIGILLSTIWGFIIGFFRNSKSEWLKIFGYYYVELFRNIPLIVQIFFIYFSFNIADVFPFLKEFARILKVEDANAFFSALLALVLYTSAYISEVVKSGLNAIPRSQIEAAASLGFTKLQMIFYIIIPQLFLIIIPALTNQYLNLIKNSSLAMTIGVAELTFVTQQIDAETFRGFEAATIVTILYIILTLTTSFIMSLINKWVSKNGRRTFE; from the coding sequence TTGCTCATAGATTTGCTTGTTGAATATAAAGGCCTTATATGGCAAGGTCTAACTACTACTATAAAATTATCTGTTATAGGAATACTTCTATCTACAATTTGGGGTTTTATTATAGGTTTTTTCAGAAACTCTAAGTCTGAATGGCTTAAAATTTTTGGATACTACTACGTAGAACTTTTTAGAAATATTCCCCTTATAGTTCAAATATTTTTTATTTATTTTTCTTTTAACATTGCCGATGTTTTTCCTTTTCTCAAAGAATTTGCTAGAATACTCAAGGTAGAAGATGCAAATGCTTTTTTCTCCGCTTTATTGGCACTAGTTCTTTATACTTCAGCCTATATATCAGAAGTTGTAAAATCGGGCCTCAATGCTATTCCGCGTTCACAAATAGAAGCAGCCGCTAGCCTTGGATTTACTAAATTGCAAATGATATTTTACATTATAATTCCTCAACTTTTTCTAATTATTATACCAGCATTAACTAATCAGTATTTAAACTTAATAAAGAATTCTTCTCTAGCGATGACGATAGGAGTAGCAGAATTGACTTTTGTTACTCAACAAATAGATGCAGAAACATTTAGAGGATTCGAAGCTGCAACAATAGTTACAATTCTATATATTATTTTAACCCTAACAACTTCATTCATAATGTCTTTAATAAACAAATGGGTATCGAAAAATGGCAGACGCACCTTTGAATAA
- a CDS encoding amino acid ABC transporter permease → MADAPLNKNKEHLIHLSSGIILSILMFFYFKHLNLKPVLTEDNIRFLLFGMPGEIGGLALTLLLTLILVPITLIFGAFLAILRSSKGILKWIASFYIEVVRATPLIMVIFWVYFAIPIFIKNVTNKDISVQPVIAALIAFSIFTSAYIAEILRSGLNSISKGTKEAALSLGLTKFQMYAYIIIPLVIKRMLPSLLAQYVAMFKDTSLAYIIGVIEFFRAATILNNRLFLSMEIFTIVAIVYFILSFMMSRLARKLEIRWRKQLSD, encoded by the coding sequence ATGGCAGACGCACCTTTGAATAAAAACAAAGAACATTTAATTCACCTTAGTTCAGGTATTATATTAAGCATATTAATGTTTTTTTATTTTAAACATTTGAACTTAAAACCTGTACTAACTGAAGATAATATTAGATTTCTTCTTTTTGGAATGCCAGGAGAAATAGGCGGCTTAGCTCTCACTCTATTATTAACTCTTATCCTTGTCCCTATTACCCTTATTTTTGGTGCTTTTTTGGCCATATTAAGAAGCTCTAAAGGCATTCTCAAATGGATAGCCAGTTTTTACATAGAAGTAGTAAGAGCTACTCCTCTTATAATGGTAATCTTTTGGGTATATTTTGCTATTCCAATATTCATAAAAAACGTCACTAACAAAGACATTTCTGTTCAACCAGTAATAGCCGCTCTTATCGCTTTTTCTATATTTACTTCTGCATATATTGCTGAAATTCTACGTAGTGGCTTGAATTCTATATCAAAAGGAACAAAAGAAGCAGCATTAAGTTTAGGGCTTACAAAATTCCAAATGTATGCCTATATCATCATTCCCTTAGTAATAAAAAGAATGCTGCCTTCACTCCTGGCTCAATATGTAGCCATGTTTAAAGACACTTCACTTGCCTATATTATTGGAGTTATAGAATTTTTCAGAGCTGCTACTATTCTAAATAACAGGCTTTTTTTGAGTATGGAAATATTTACTATTGTTGCTATAGTTTACTTTATTTTATCTTTTATGATGAGCAGACTAGCCAGAAAACTTGAAATAAGATGGAGGAAACAGTTAAGTGACTAG
- a CDS encoding amino acid ABC transporter ATP-binding protein translates to MTRTIKEEKIIEFINVTKYFGAFKVLDNINFHVKKSEIIVICGPSGSGKSTLIRCINKLEKIQEGKILFHGQNIREIKSIEIRKKIGMVFQHFNLFPHLTVRENITLPLIKVQKKPKKEAEILAEETLARVKLSDQINKYPSELSGGQKQRVAIARVLAMKPEVMLFDEPTSALDPEMVNEVLDVMKSLTEEDITILCVTHEMGFAREVADRIIFMDAGKIVENTDVNTFFSHTDNPRVKEFLSKIM, encoded by the coding sequence GTGACTAGGACAATAAAAGAAGAAAAAATTATTGAATTTATTAATGTAACCAAATATTTTGGAGCCTTCAAAGTACTAGATAACATTAATTTTCATGTAAAAAAATCAGAAATAATAGTAATATGCGGGCCTAGCGGCAGTGGAAAATCAACTCTTATACGATGTATCAATAAACTAGAAAAAATTCAAGAAGGTAAGATTTTATTTCACGGCCAAAATATAAGAGAAATAAAATCTATAGAAATACGAAAAAAAATAGGAATGGTATTTCAACACTTTAATTTGTTCCCACACTTGACAGTTAGAGAAAATATAACTCTCCCTCTTATAAAAGTCCAAAAGAAACCCAAAAAAGAAGCCGAGATATTAGCGGAAGAAACTTTAGCAAGAGTTAAATTGAGCGATCAAATAAACAAATATCCAAGTGAACTTTCCGGAGGCCAGAAACAACGTGTTGCAATTGCTAGAGTCTTAGCTATGAAACCCGAGGTAATGTTATTTGATGAACCAACTTCTGCGTTAGACCCAGAAATGGTAAATGAAGTTTTAGATGTAATGAAAAGTCTAACTGAAGAAGACATAACCATTCTATGCGTAACTCACGAGATGGGCTTTGCTAGAGAAGTAGCTGATAGGATTATCTTTATGGATGCAGGTAAAATTGTAGAAAATACTGATGTAAATACTTTCTTCTCTCATACAGATAATCCTAGAGTCAAAGAATTTTTGTCAAAGATAATGTAG